From the Candida dubliniensis CD36 chromosome 2, complete sequence genome, the window GTCTCCGTGGAAATAATCTTCCATAGCTCTCAATCTCAATTCCTTTTCTGCCCAATCAGGACCTTCTAATTCTCTCAATTTGGTCTGTTGGGTGTATTTAACGTAGAATATATAAGCAAAAACTGGTAATACAATGTAAAAGTATGGAATTTCCCAACCTTCGGCTTTTGAGGTTTCTCTGATGATTTTCCACTTTAATTCACCAGTACTAGCATCTTTATAAGGAATTTTGTCAATGATTTTACCTGAATCTTTagaaacaaaaccaaagtGTGTTAAATCTTGGGAGTTGTCTTTgaataattgtaattgCTCCTTTGGGATTCCTGGCAATATCCAATTCCACTCtgaataatttcttttataGTACAAGTTTTGTAATTCAGCAATAGttttaaattcttcatcagtaGGGACTCTTGGTGATCCATCTGGGTTGGTATAAATCTTAGTGACAGAAGGTAAAGAGTTTAACTTCAGACGAATTTCTTGTTCTAAtccaaaattgaatttttgagGTTTATATTTGAACAATGTTGAAATCGGAAACTTGAACGTAAACTTCATGatgaataaatataatagatatatatatatctgacaattaaataaactccccaaaaacaaaaaaaaattaagaTTATTGTGAGTTGATACTCTGTGCTTGTGAAGAGCAGTTTGGTTCTGTTAATTAATATTGGAATGCTCTTCAAGATTTGTTCTCAGATGTttagttttcaattcaattttattggttcaatgaatttttaaaaaatgcGAAAGtaagagagaaaaaatttttgtcAAGACCTTCGCATTCTTCTGTctttttttgcattttttAACCATTGTAGTTTTACAGTTTAGTAATTATTATTCGTACCATGTCTTGATTCaaatactactactacaactTGATTTGTATAATAAtcttttatatatttcaTATCAGGTAAGTTTCGTTGATCCAAAACTATTAAATCCCATAAGATCGTTGATTTTAGCATTAGTCTCTGTATCGTCACTTTTCTTGTGTTTCTTACGTTGCCTTTGAACCTGTTTCCGTTCCGCCCTTTTACTTCTCTTTCTATTTTCATACtctcttcttttctctACACGTTGCTTGAACGTTAGTCCTGTTGCTCCGTCTTCAGAATTACCCTTTTCACTTATGCTTTTGGCTACGAGTTTCTCCATTGTCAGTATCACTTCCTTCAATGATGCCCTTCGAATGCCATTCTCTAAGAAGACTTCCTCAGTACTATTTTCAGCATCTGTATTCATCTGTCTAGCTTTGCTTACATGTTGAGGTGAGTTTAAAtgatcaatcaataataaattgtctCTGAATGAAACATCACATATGGGACAGAAAAACCCAAATCTTTTATTCTTGCCAAACGTTATCGTTGATGTGGAGGTTTGTGGATTTATCAAGCTATATTGCTTGACTGCATTTATCAGATCATTTAATAGTTTGTTTCGATGTTCTATATATTCCAATGAGGATGAATGATCATTAATCTGgttagttgttgttgcattAGAGGGTTCAGTTGACTGATTCGTTCTATCCTTAGCCTCTTTTTCATATAAGTCCACATTCCATTTCTTTCTACCATACTGATCAGTGGATATTTTatctaattctttttcagaTGATTCGTTTGTCATTGAATTGTAGTTAGTTATATATATCCAAGcaaaaaaccaaataatCCACAATGTCTCCTTTCCCTTGTTAGAGTGCGTAGAGAAAAAGACttggtttttttctttccctAACAACGACTAGCCATTACTACATCTAAATCAAACCATGACAAAGAAGAATGTACAACGGGATATACTTTCCATGTTTGGAAATAGTATCTCTAAGAATAGCAAAATAAAGAAACCAAGTGTTACCAAAAATACTCCCAACACAATATCAAAAGAACTCCTTAGACAAAATCTAAACAATTCGAATCCCACTTTTGCAAGCAACTGGACTATAAAACAGACTTTCttgattcaaaatatttcaatcaaGTATGGCGACACAAAGGCAGTATCATTGATCAAAGTTGCAGCATTTGATTTAGATGGAACTTTAATTAGTACAAAGTCTGGTGGTACTTTTTCAAAAGGTCCCAGTGATTGGAAATGGTGGAATGATAAAGTGCtagataaattgaaagatttgtataataataattatttgattgtgATATTTTCTAATCAGGGTGGTGTGGTGGCAACTCCATCAAGCAAGTCTTACTTGAATTTCACAGCTAAGTTGAATAGTATTGCTGAGGAGCTAAAAGCTCATAATATCTTGGAGAGAATACTGATATATGCAGCCCCCAAGAAGCCATCTGTTAAAAGCAGGAACAGCTCTATCAGCACTATCAGTGAGGAGATGCACGCAAAAATGAGAAAACCAGAAACTGGTATGTGGGATACATTCCTACTTGATCTAAAAAAGAATGGCATAACACAGGATATTGATTACATGGatagtttttttgttggcGATGCCGCCGGACGAAGCAAGGACTTTCTGGATAGTGATGTTTTATTCTCTAAAAACATAAACTTAAAATTTATAACCCCGGAGGAACTATTTACATGAAATATATAGACCAATACTTAAATGTCTTCTAATATAATATCTTCGAATTCTTTATCCATTGGGTCGAATTTTTCCACCAATGTTTTCGATTTGCCTACCGAGCTAAAGTACCCATCAACATTTTTGATGGCACGTTGTTCTTCAtcagttttgttttttggcAACTCATTCAACATATCATAATGCAAAATCAAACATTTTTGAATATCTGAAATGTCA encodes:
- a CDS encoding conserved hypothetical protein (1 probable transmembrane helix predicted by TMHMM2.0 at aa 137-156), with amino-acid sequence MKFTFKFPISTLFKYKPQKFNFGLEQEIRSKLNSLPSVTKIYTNPDGSPRVPTDEEFKTIAELQNLYYKRNYSEWNWILPGIPKEQLQLFKDNSQDLTHFGFVSKDSGKIIDKIPYKDASTGELKWKIIRETSKAEGWEIPYFYIVLPVFAYIFYVKYTQQTKLRELEGPDWAEKELRLRAMEDYFHGDTAKAKEFLSNEGKSKREIQDRDDLVVARILAGDYDKLAELKKKLPKDLIKTEEDPVFKY
- a CDS encoding U4/U6.U5 small nuclear ribonucleoprotein component, putative (Similar to S. cerevisiae SNU23;~In S. cerevisiae: component of U4/U6.U5 snRNP involved in mRNA splicing via spliceosome.), which gives rise to MTNESSEKELDKISTDQYGRKKWNVDLYEKEAKDRTNQSTEPSNATTTNQINDHSSSLEYIEHRNKLLNDSINAVKQYSLINPQTSTSTITFGKNKRFGFFCPICDVSFRDNLLLIDHLNSPQHVSKARQMNTDAENSTEEVFLENGIRRASLKEVISTMEKLVAKSISEKGNSEDGATGLTFKQRVEKRREYENRKRSKRAERKQVQRQRKKHKKSDDTETNAKINDLMGFNSFGSTKLT
- a CDS encoding 2'(3')-polynucleotidase, putative (Similar to S. cerevisiae TPP1;~In S. cerevisiae: DNA 3'-phosphatase that functions in repair of endogenous damage of double-stranded DNA, activity is specific for removal of 3' phosphates at strand breaks; has similarity to the l-2-haloacid dehalogenase superfamily.) — protein: MTKKNVQRDILSMFGNSISKNSKIKKPSVTKNTPNTISKELLRQNLNNSNPTFASNWTIKQTFLIQNISIKYGDTKAVSLIKVAAFDLDGTLISTKSGGTFSKGPSDWKWWNDKVLDKLKDLYNNNYLIVIFSNQGGVVATPSSKSYLNFTAKLNSIAEELKAHNILERISIYAAPKKPSVKSRNSSISTISEEMHAKMRKPETGMWDTFLLDLKKNGITQDIDYMDSFFVGDAAGRSKDFSDSDVLFSKNINLKFITPEELFT